One Temnothorax longispinosus isolate EJ_2023e chromosome 8, Tlon_JGU_v1, whole genome shotgun sequence genomic region harbors:
- the LOC139817783 gene encoding uncharacterized protein, which yields MDNNKLEQLANIKFYVKLEKTFEKTYEDLNEVYGRNCLNRPRVEKWYKRFLSEKFDFASYLKEKRERDEGDVLGVSNIIFRSDRRASLSVIKDLWYNLSKIAIHRILTEDLHMCNVCERFVPCTLTEDEKDARVEYCRDMLKAAEDSDSKKIDFKKNIVTCGEKWLYQDEVIPEQKDAKPKTEPKYQTVKYLLTVFFDTEGIVRAEILPERVTLNPDYYFGILNRLWNTIHHDDIRPEYQNPGSWYLLHDYSPEHKSKNVRSFLAEKGIRALDIPPYSPDLTPFDFWFRPKLFRSIKKLQNRIPFNIPDDVLRALEAMKDKKYNSCFKKMFKRLGRCIESKETYLESNESNTMDNKTQQRANIKFCAKLKIPAGETVKMLSKVYSHQDCFKDTNIYNYYDKFRNKGREDISDGHSIPRKSISRSEKEKMVLEIFRSDRYMQSVTLIAKLTDITRQTVHSILDKDLRKCKIDNRFVPRTLRDDQKDAREKHCKDMLKAANTDPNFMKNIVTCGKTWFFQYEPVPEQQNRKGTKSKNVRMQKGPIKTLLTVFFDSKGIVHKEFMPEDQTADAAYYLKVLNRLWRKISEIPEYQEQGSWFLLHDYAPEHKSKIVCDFLATNHITTLEHPPHSPDLTPYDFWLFPKLKSAIEGKRYNNIPDMEQALTVALEAIKKKEYKDCFEKLFNQRLQRCIDSEGMHIKLKK from the exons AtggataataataaactagAACAATTAgctaatattaaattctacgtCAAACTggaaaaaacatttgaaaaaacgTACGAAGATCTAAACGAGGTGTACGGTAGGAACTGTTTAAATCGTCCTAGAGTAGAGAAATGGTATAAACGATTTCTTagcgaaaaatttgattttgcaAGCTATCtgaaggaaaaaagagaacgtGATGAAGGAGACGTGCTAGGAGTGTCTAATATCATATTTCGGTCGGATCGCCGTGCGTCCTTAAGTGTCATTAAGGACCTCTGGTATAACCTGTCTAAAATCGCTATACATCGCATTCTGACCGAGGATTTGCACATGTGCAATGTTTGTGAGCGCTTCGTACCGTGCACGCTGACGGAGGATGAAAAAGACGCTAGAGTGGAGTACTGCAGAGACATGCTAAAAGCAGCCGAAGACAGTGATtcgaagaaaatcgatttcaagaaaaacatcgTAACTTGTGGCGAGAAATGGCTTTATCAAGATGAGGTGATCCCAGAGCAGAAGGACGCAAAGCCGAAAACTGAACCCAAGTACCAGACAGTGAAGTATTTGTTGACTGTTTTCTTCGATACGGAAGGAATCGTCCGCGCAGAAATACTACCGGAACGTGTAACATTGAACCCTGATTATTATTTCGGTATTCTTAATCGTTTGTGGAACACTATTCATCATGATGATATTCGGCCTGAATATCAAAATCCAGGATCTTGGTATCTTCTGCATGATTATTCACCGGAGCACAAATCTAAGAATGTACGTAGTTTCTTAGCCGAAAAAGGCATTAGAGCGCTCGATATCCCCCCGTATTCACCTGATTTGACTCCATTTGACTTTTGGTTTCGCCCAAAACTGTTCAGGAGTATAAAAAAACTGCAAAATCGCATTCCGTTCAACATTCCTGATGACGTCCTAAGGGCTTTAGAGGCGATGAAGGATAAAAAGTACAACAGctgtttcaaaaaaatgtttaaacggTTAGGGCGTTGTATTGAATCAAAAGAAACGTATCTTGAATCAAACGAAT CAAATACTATGGATAATAAAACGCAACAAAGAgccaatattaaattttgtgccAAACTGAAAATACCAGCTGGCGAAACGGTCAAAATGTTAAGCAAGGTGTATAGTCATCAGGATTGTTTTAaggatacaaatatttataattattatgataaatttcGTAATAAAGGTAGAGAGGATATCTCAGACGGTCATTCAATACCACGAAAATCAATTAGTCGTtccgaaaaagagaaaatggtgcttgaaatttttcgatcGGACCGCTATATGCAATCTGTAACACTCATCGCGAAGCTTACTGACATAACTAGACAAACTGTACACAGTATTCTGGATAAAGATTTGCGCAAATGTAAGATTGATAACCGCTTTGTACCGCGCACGCTGAGAGACGATCAAAAAGACGCTAGAGAAAAGCACTGCAAAGACATGCTAAAAGCAGCTAATACTGAtccaaattttatgaaaaatatcgtaactTGTGGCAAAACATGGTTTTTCCAATATGAGCCAGTCCCAGAGCAGCAGAACCGAAAAGGGACAAAATCAAAAAATGTGCGCATGCAGAAGGGCCCAATCAAGACATTGCTCACCGTCTTCTTTGACTCAAAAGGAATCGTCCACAAGGAATTTATGCCGGAAGATCAAACGGCAGACGCtgcttattatttaaaagttctGAATCGCTTGTGGCGCAAGATTTCTGAAATTCCTGAATACCAAGAGCAAGGGTCTTGGTTTCTTTTACACGATTATGCACCGGAACACAAATCTAAGATTGTGTGCGATTTCTTGGCCACAAATCACATCACAACGCTCGAACATCCCCCGCATTCGCCTGATTTGACTCCATATGACTTTTGGTTGTTCCCAAAACTCAAATCGGCGATAGAAGGAAAGCGATACAATAATATTCCCGACATGGAACAGGCTTTGACCGTGGCTTTAGAggcgattaaaaaaaaagagtacaaaGACTGTTTCGAAAAGCTTTTTAATCAACGCTTACAGCGTTGTATTGACTCGGAAGGAatgcatattaaattaaaaaaataa